A part of Methanocalculus alkaliphilus genomic DNA contains:
- a CDS encoding ATP-dependent DNA ligase, which yields MLFSEFALWCERIEQLSGRLEMIDLIAGVLPDLDEEDLPIFVRFIRGLIFPDWSPANLGIGPNLLYDAVAYVGGKKRQDIVMLVNQTGDAGRAVELFLLREKTQQARLFPGDELTLAEVYTTFERMADTGGLKSQREKQRNIQLLFSDASPLDGRYLTRLMLEELRIGVGEGNVRDAIARAFGVSPALVDRAHQVINDLGEVARIAKSDPDALEKVTIELFRPVKVMLAQAGTIQDMITGSREVAAEYKYDGSRFQFHRSDERTVIYSRRLEDLTDALPDVAEKLHAVCSGDLILDGEVIAIKDGHPMPFQTVLRRIRRKHDVAGHVGEIEMIPLVFDILYKDGRSLIDLPLSERRLILEESLTGSVAPQIRSSDEEELLAFYHAALDEGHEGIMLKGPASPYIPGNRGKHWIKCKPEVETMDLAVIGGEWGEGRRARHFGSFLLACRDDQDNLLPVSRVATGINDETLGILYDLFKDRVISESGKEVTFEPGIIFEIGYSEIQKSPNYASGYALRFPRFVRIRDDKRMDEIESLASITGRYHPAGPRQTEENPHRKNTLI from the coding sequence TCTTGGTATCGGTCCAAATCTCCTCTATGATGCGGTTGCGTATGTGGGTGGAAAGAAACGCCAGGATATCGTCATGCTCGTCAACCAGACAGGAGATGCAGGAAGAGCGGTTGAATTGTTTCTCCTCAGGGAGAAGACCCAGCAGGCACGCCTCTTTCCGGGCGACGAGCTGACACTCGCAGAGGTCTACACGACATTTGAGCGGATGGCAGATACCGGCGGTCTAAAATCCCAAAGGGAGAAGCAACGGAATATTCAACTCCTCTTCTCAGATGCCTCACCTCTTGACGGCCGGTATCTCACCCGCCTGATGCTTGAGGAGCTCAGGATAGGTGTGGGGGAAGGAAATGTGCGTGATGCTATCGCCCGTGCCTTCGGAGTGAGCCCCGCCCTCGTTGATCGTGCACACCAGGTGATCAACGATCTCGGTGAGGTGGCACGTATTGCGAAATCAGATCCCGATGCCCTGGAGAAGGTGACGATTGAACTTTTCAGGCCGGTGAAGGTGATGCTCGCTCAGGCAGGAACGATCCAGGATATGATCACCGGCTCCCGCGAGGTCGCGGCCGAGTATAAATATGATGGCAGCAGGTTCCAGTTTCACCGTTCAGATGAACGGACGGTCATCTACTCCCGGAGGCTTGAGGATCTCACCGATGCACTCCCTGATGTAGCAGAGAAGCTTCATGCCGTCTGTTCGGGAGATCTTATCCTTGACGGCGAGGTGATCGCCATCAAAGACGGCCATCCGATGCCTTTTCAGACAGTTCTGCGGCGGATCCGAAGGAAACATGATGTGGCGGGACATGTCGGTGAGATCGAGATGATCCCCCTCGTCTTTGATATCCTCTATAAGGATGGCAGAAGCCTCATCGATCTCCCCCTCTCAGAGCGGCGGCTGATCCTTGAGGAGTCGCTCACCGGCTCGGTCGCTCCACAGATTCGATCATCCGATGAAGAGGAGCTGCTTGCCTTCTACCATGCGGCACTCGATGAAGGCCATGAGGGGATTATGCTGAAGGGCCCGGCATCCCCCTACATTCCGGGGAACCGGGGGAAGCACTGGATCAAATGCAAACCTGAGGTTGAGACGATGGATCTCGCCGTCATCGGAGGGGAGTGGGGCGAGGGGCGGAGAGCCCGTCACTTCGGATCATTCCTCCTCGCATGCCGGGATGATCAGGATAACCTCCTGCCGGTGAGCAGGGTAGCAACCGGGATCAATGATGAGACACTCGGCATCCTCTATGATCTCTTTAAGGATCGTGTCATCAGCGAATCAGGAAAGGAGGTCACCTTTGAGCCGGGGATCATCTTTGAGATCGGCTACTCGGAGATACAGAAGAGTCCAAACTATGCCTCAGGTTATGCACTCAGGTTCCCGAGATTTGTCCGTATCCGGGATGATAAGCGGATGGACGAGATCGAGTCACTCGCCTCGATCACCGGACGGTACCATCCCGCGGGTCCGCGACAGACAGAGGAGAACCCTCATAGAAAGAATACATTAATATAA